TCGGCCCCAGCGGATCGGGCAAGTCGACCCTCTTGCGCATGCTGATGACGCTCGAACAGCCGGATGACGGCGAGATCTTCATCGCAGGCACGCCGATGTGGCATATCGAGCGCAACGGAACCAACGCTGCGGCCGACGAACCCCATCTGCGTAAAGTTCGCGAGAAGCTGGGAATGGTGTTCCAACATTTCAACCTCTTCCCGCACATGACGGTGCAGCAAAACGTGACGCTCGCGCCGCAGTTGGTGCACGGAGAAGCGAACGACGCCGCGACACAAACGGCTGAGCGACTGTTGGATATGGTCGGTCTGGCCGACAAAGCCGACGCCTATCCCGCCAAACTCTCAGGCGGGCAAAAGCAGCGCGTCGCCATCGCCCGCGCAATGGCGATGTCGCCGCAGGTCATGCTGTTTGACGAAGTCACCTCGGCGCTTGATCCCGAACTGGTTCACGAAGTGCTGACCGTGCTGCGCAAGCTGGCCAAAGAGACCGACATGACCATGCTGCTGGTGACGCATGAGATGGCGTTTGCCCGAGAAATCGCCGATCGCGTCCTCTTTTTCGACGAAGGACGAATCCTCGAATCAGGGCCCCCGGCGGAGATCTTTACTTCGCCGCGAGAAGAACGGACGCAGCAGTTCTTGCAAACCGTGCTGGAACGGTAAAAGGCCTACGGCGAACCCGGGAATCGGCATCGCAATCGATTAGGCGACTTGGGAACGTCAACGCTTGTTCTCGCGCCCTTTTATTACGTTCTAATCGGCGCCTTCCTTATTTGTTGCGAAGAAAAGCACTCGGCTTGGCCGAGTGCTTTTTGGTTGAATCTTGTTGTTCGCTCGAACAAAGCTTAGCGCGGCTTCCACTTTCCGCATTTCTTTTCTGTGCGCACCTTGACCGATAACTGATTGAGCGATTGAACCCCCTCGCTCTTCAGACAAGCCTGGAGGGATAGCTTGAGGGCGGCGGTGGCGGCGGCAATATTGCCGGTGTAGATACCTGCCAGCACTCCAGCTGCGACCGCCTTTTTCACGCACGACTCGATCTTTCGTTTCACCTGATTGGCTGACGGCAGCTTGATCTCGGCGAAGGCTTTGAGCTCGCAGTTGCGTTGGTAAGCCTGCGGGACGTTGACGCAGATTTTACGGCCGAGAACTCTTCGGCACTTCTTTTTCATCTCAACTTTGAACTCGGGCCAGTTTTTGACTTTGAACAGCGCTATCTTGAGGGTTTGCACACTGGCCGAAGCGACGATCGATTCATCGGACGCCTCGGTTTCTTCGGAGACGGAAAAGGAGACAAATTCGTCTTCGGATTCGGTGGCCAAAGCAGTGGGATCGCTGTCGTCAACCGCTTCTTCCCAATCTGCCGTCTCGTCGGCGAGAAACTCGACTCCCCAAGTTTCGGCTTGGTCAAAATGGTCTGCTTCTGGCAATCTTGTTTCTACCGAGTCCATTGGCAATTCGTCGGGGGTGTAATCTTGCGCGCTCTTAGACATCGAAAACTCTCCAAGTAAAACCAATAGATCTATGCGTGTGCGAGCCTGAACTGTGAATCCGCCAGCCCCCTCCCGAGAACTATGGCCGTTTATCACAACCGTGCTTCTAAGGGAATAACCGCAAGATCGTGCGTGGAGAGATCTTGGATATTGATTCTTTTTTAGTGGAACGATGCCCTACATATTGACGCTGCATTCCCGGTCAGAGGAAAATACAAAAGTAAGTTTATGCGTAGCACTTGAGGGACTTGAAATGCCTGATTCCCAGTCGGTCTCCGATTGGCTTAGAAATCTTGAGGATGGGGATGCTGAGGCGGCCCAGAATCTGTGGGACCGCTATTTTCAAAGCTTGATGCATCAAGCGGAAAAACGAATTGGAAACGTAATTGGTGGCAAGGTCGAAGCGGAAGACATCGCGGTGTCTGTGTTCGAGAGCCTCTTTGATGGCGCGCGCAAGGGCCGGTTTGAGTCGGTCCAGAATCGAGATGAGCTGTGGTGGCTGCTGCTAGCCATGACTCAGAGGAAGGTCGTCAGTGCGGTGCGGCACGAAACGGCGGACAAGCGTGGAGGGAAGAATTCCAAAATCTCGATCCATCAGGAAGGAAACTGTAATTACTTCGCGTTGGTGTCGCGCGAGCCTGGACCAGAAGAAGCGATCGCTCTGGATGATGAGTTCAAACGGGCGATCGATATCTTGCCTAGCCCCATGTTGCAACGAATTGCGACGATGACGATTGAGGGAAAAACAACCTCTGAAATTAGTGAAGAACTGGGAATCGCTACGGCGACCGTCATCCGAAAACGAAGCGTGA
The nucleotide sequence above comes from Blastopirellula sp. J2-11. Encoded proteins:
- the ehuA gene encoding ectoine/hydroxyectoine ABC transporter ATP-binding protein EhuA gives rise to the protein MTSDQPIVSVRNLVKRYGELTVLRGLDVDIQAGEKVAIIGPSGSGKSTLLRMLMTLEQPDDGEIFIAGTPMWHIERNGTNAAADEPHLRKVREKLGMVFQHFNLFPHMTVQQNVTLAPQLVHGEANDAATQTAERLLDMVGLADKADAYPAKLSGGQKQRVAIARAMAMSPQVMLFDEVTSALDPELVHEVLTVLRKLAKETDMTMLLVTHEMAFAREIADRVLFFDEGRILESGPPAEIFTSPREERTQQFLQTVLER
- a CDS encoding ECF-type sigma factor, with amino-acid sequence MPYILTLHSRSEENTKVSLCVALEGLEMPDSQSVSDWLRNLEDGDAEAAQNLWDRYFQSLMHQAEKRIGNVIGGKVEAEDIAVSVFESLFDGARKGRFESVQNRDELWWLLLAMTQRKVVSAVRHETADKRGGKNSKISIHQEGNCNYFALVSREPGPEEAIALDDEFKRAIDILPSPMLQRIATMTIEGKTTSEISEELGIATATVIRKRSVIRQAWQRELSR